In Kordia antarctica, the following proteins share a genomic window:
- a CDS encoding DUF983 domain-containing protein has protein sequence MLKKGSKLYSILTGTCPKCHNERMYEVKNPYKLAYILKMHEKCSHCGTRYKIEPSFFYGAMYVSYGVGIGFAFAAFFVSRYLFGTTLLTSFFAIMGTLIFFMPIIMRLSRNIWINLFMSYDKNLDEKRD, from the coding sequence ATGTTAAAAAAAGGATCGAAATTATATAGTATTTTAACGGGAACTTGTCCAAAATGTCATAATGAACGCATGTATGAGGTAAAAAACCCTTATAAGCTTGCCTATATTTTGAAAATGCATGAAAAATGTTCGCATTGTGGAACTCGTTATAAGATTGAACCTTCTTTTTTTTATGGCGCTATGTATGTGAGTTATGGTGTTGGAATTGGGTTTGCTTTTGCAGCATTTTTTGTTTCTCGATATCTTTTTGGCACTACTTTATTGACTTCTTTTTTCGCAATTATGGGAACACTGATTTTCTTTATGCCTATAATTATGCGGTTGTCACGAAATATTTGGATTAATCTTTTTATGTCTTACGACAAGAATTTGGATGAGAAGCGTGATTAG